A region of Streptomyces sp. R44 DNA encodes the following proteins:
- a CDS encoding molybdopterin-dependent oxidoreductase: MTTWPIPRGPGATVWAPETVTADPYNAQTPSAALAEPVTPVGALFVRDHFGIPGTSPRRWRLRVRGAVAEPFDIGYDELLTMDRREFDVVLECAGNGRSQMSPRPPGLPWGQGAVGCAHFSGVPFHRVASLARVDRAAAEIVFAGADSGRVHGRRTAFERSLPLAVALHPDTLLATHMNGEPLAPEHGAPVRLVVPGRYAVADVKWLVEARAVTEPFSGVFQAEEYVYRASRGTPDGPVTTLRVKSFITTPEPDSAVRRGHETLVRGRAWSGGGVPVRRVDVRAAYEDVDGRPGEDGYGDEGPLGDAEWHEAVLERPSGPYAWTGWSYRWTPRRPGAYRLQARATDAHGDTQPPRAPWNAGGYGCNPVASLGVVVV; this comes from the coding sequence GTGACCACGTGGCCCATACCCCGCGGACCCGGTGCGACGGTCTGGGCGCCCGAGACGGTCACAGCAGATCCGTACAACGCCCAGACGCCCTCGGCTGCGCTCGCCGAGCCCGTCACACCTGTGGGCGCCCTCTTCGTGCGCGACCACTTCGGCATCCCGGGGACGTCACCACGCCGGTGGCGTCTGCGGGTCCGCGGAGCCGTGGCCGAGCCGTTCGACATCGGCTACGACGAGCTGCTCACGATGGACCGCCGGGAATTCGACGTCGTCCTGGAGTGCGCGGGGAACGGCCGCAGCCAGATGTCGCCCCGGCCTCCCGGTCTGCCCTGGGGGCAAGGGGCTGTGGGATGCGCGCACTTCTCAGGAGTGCCCTTCCACCGTGTCGCCTCCCTGGCCCGGGTCGACCGGGCCGCCGCGGAGATCGTTTTCGCCGGAGCCGACTCCGGCAGGGTGCACGGCCGCCGGACGGCCTTCGAGCGGAGCCTGCCGCTCGCCGTGGCCCTCCACCCGGACACCCTCCTCGCCACCCACATGAACGGCGAGCCGCTCGCGCCCGAGCACGGGGCACCGGTCCGGCTGGTGGTCCCGGGGCGGTACGCGGTCGCCGACGTGAAGTGGCTGGTCGAGGCGCGGGCCGTGACGGAGCCCTTCAGCGGGGTCTTCCAGGCCGAGGAATACGTCTACCGGGCGTCGCGCGGTACCCCCGACGGGCCGGTGACGACCCTACGGGTCAAGTCCTTCATCACCACCCCCGAACCGGACTCGGCGGTCCGGCGCGGCCACGAGACGCTGGTACGAGGCCGGGCCTGGTCGGGTGGCGGGGTTCCCGTGCGGCGGGTCGACGTGCGGGCCGCGTACGAGGACGTGGACGGTCGCCCCGGTGAGGACGGCTACGGGGACGAGGGCCCGCTCGGCGACGCCGAGTGGCACGAGGCCGTGCTCGAACGGCCGTCCGGGCCGTATGCCTGGACCGGCTGGTCGTACCGGTGGACGCCCCGCCGCCCCGGTGCGTACCGGCTGCAGGCCCGCGCGACCGACGCACACGGCGACACCCAGCCGCCCCGGGCGCCGTGGAACGCCGGGGGCTACGGCTGCAACCCCGTGGCGTCCCTCGGGGTGGTCGTCGTGTGA
- a CDS encoding SDR family NAD(P)-dependent oxidoreductase: MADERVYLVTGGGTGIGAATAHSLARAGHKVAVSGRRPEPLRLVAEETGALPVPSDIGDPAAVASLVETVVGTYGRLDGLVLNAGIGRGGGVGEVTLEDWDEVMRTNLTGPFLLLRAALPHLLDARGAVVAVASVSALRNGVGNAAYATSKAALLQLTRSLAVDYGGAGLRANTVCPSWVRTDMADRRMNRFADEAGLDGNGLEAAYDEVTRVLPAGRPGEPQEVAEAVAWLLSPAASFVNGAVLTVDGGATALDPGTLGFDFRLEPRAPRA, encoded by the coding sequence ATGGCGGACGAGCGCGTGTACCTGGTGACCGGAGGCGGAACGGGGATCGGGGCGGCGACCGCGCATTCCCTGGCCCGGGCGGGACACAAGGTGGCGGTGTCCGGGCGCCGCCCCGAGCCGCTGCGGCTGGTCGCCGAGGAGACCGGCGCCCTGCCCGTACCGTCGGACATCGGGGACCCCGCCGCGGTGGCCTCGCTCGTCGAGACGGTGGTCGGCACGTACGGGCGGCTCGACGGTCTGGTGCTCAACGCCGGCATCGGGCGGGGCGGCGGGGTGGGAGAGGTGACCCTGGAGGACTGGGACGAGGTCATGCGGACCAACCTCACCGGTCCGTTCCTGCTGCTGCGCGCCGCGCTCCCGCACCTGCTCGACGCCCGCGGCGCGGTGGTCGCGGTGGCCTCGGTGTCCGCCCTGCGCAACGGCGTCGGGAACGCCGCCTACGCCACCTCCAAAGCGGCGCTGCTCCAGCTGACCCGCTCGCTCGCGGTCGACTACGGGGGTGCGGGACTGCGCGCCAACACCGTGTGCCCGAGCTGGGTGCGCACCGACATGGCGGACCGCCGGATGAACCGGTTCGCCGACGAGGCGGGCCTGGACGGGAACGGTCTGGAGGCGGCGTACGACGAGGTGACCCGGGTCCTGCCCGCCGGTCGGCCCGGCGAGCCGCAAGAGGTCGCGGAGGCCGTCGCCTGGCTTCTGTCGCCTGCCGCTTCGTTCGTGAACGGCGCGGTGCTCACCGTCGACGGCGGCGCGACCGCACTCGACCCGGGCACCCTCGGCTTCGACTTCCGGCTGGAGCCACGCGCCCCGCGGGCCTGA
- a CDS encoding diacylglycerol kinase family protein, which yields MRQFTAVVNPTAGGSSGTAGLLPVARLLREAGARLDTVYSRSLEHAQELAREAGAKGHVVLAVGGDGMAGTIGGALSGTDTVFGLVPAGRGNDFARALGLPTDAPGLAQVLLDGEPRAVDTIQVESAKHAGTCILGSVYAGVDAVANRHANASRLLRGAASYYAGGLRAVLAWKPAAYRITIDGIRHERTGYTVVAANSGFYGFGRNIAPGARVDDGLLDVVVIKEAPKRLFFAMMNELKTGAHVNRPQIEILRGKEVRIEADRPLPYGADGEVDATLPVTLRVRPAALRVLA from the coding sequence ATGCGACAGTTCACCGCCGTCGTCAACCCCACCGCGGGGGGTTCCAGCGGCACTGCGGGCCTGCTCCCGGTGGCCCGGCTGCTGCGGGAGGCGGGCGCGCGGCTCGACACCGTCTACAGCCGCAGCCTGGAACACGCACAGGAACTCGCCCGGGAGGCCGGGGCGAAGGGGCACGTCGTGCTCGCCGTCGGCGGTGACGGCATGGCCGGCACCATCGGCGGCGCGCTCAGCGGCACGGACACGGTCTTCGGCCTGGTCCCCGCGGGCCGCGGCAACGACTTCGCGCGCGCCCTGGGGCTCCCCACCGACGCCCCGGGCCTCGCCCAGGTGCTGCTCGACGGTGAACCGCGGGCCGTCGACACCATCCAGGTGGAGTCCGCGAAGCACGCGGGGACCTGCATCCTGGGCAGCGTGTACGCGGGTGTCGACGCGGTGGCCAACCGGCACGCCAACGCCTCGCGTCTGCTGCGCGGCGCGGCCTCCTACTACGCCGGCGGCCTCCGGGCGGTCCTCGCCTGGAAGCCCGCCGCGTACCGCATCACGATCGACGGGATCCGGCACGAGCGCACCGGCTACACCGTCGTCGCGGCCAACTCCGGCTTCTACGGCTTCGGGAGGAACATCGCACCGGGCGCGCGCGTCGACGACGGCCTCCTCGACGTCGTGGTGATCAAGGAGGCGCCCAAGCGTCTCTTCTTCGCCATGATGAACGAACTGAAGACGGGCGCGCACGTGAACCGTCCTCAGATCGAGATCCTGCGCGGCAAGGAGGTCCGCATCGAAGCCGACCGCCCCCTGCCGTACGGCGCGGACGGCGAGGTCGACGCGACCCTGCCGGTCACCCTCAGGGTGAGGCCCGCGGCCCTGCGCGTACTGGCCTGA
- a CDS encoding TetR/AcrR family transcriptional regulator, with protein sequence MTPIRHNHADADPVLDAARDCVLAVGVRRTTLTDVARRAGVSRMTLYRRWPDVRSLVGDLMTREWIAVAAGAMPLDEDDRPQRDRIVEGLVAGAAAFRAHPLFHKILDVDPELLLPYILDRRGASQDALLGLLHTALEDGHEDGSVRRVQPDLQARSLLLVVQSFTLSLRTMTDETDPELSEAAFLDELRTLLERTLTP encoded by the coding sequence ATGACGCCCATTCGTCACAACCATGCGGACGCAGATCCCGTACTCGACGCCGCACGCGACTGCGTGCTCGCCGTCGGCGTGCGCCGGACCACCCTCACCGACGTCGCCCGGCGCGCGGGCGTGTCCCGGATGACGCTGTACCGGCGCTGGCCCGATGTACGCAGCCTCGTCGGCGACCTGATGACCCGTGAGTGGATCGCCGTCGCCGCCGGCGCCATGCCGCTCGACGAGGACGACCGGCCCCAGCGGGACCGGATCGTCGAGGGGCTCGTCGCCGGAGCCGCGGCGTTCCGGGCCCACCCGCTGTTCCACAAGATCCTCGACGTCGACCCCGAGCTGCTGCTGCCGTACATCCTCGACCGGCGGGGAGCCAGCCAGGACGCCCTGCTCGGGCTGCTCCACACGGCCCTCGAGGACGGCCACGAGGACGGCTCCGTACGCCGTGTCCAGCCCGACCTGCAGGCCCGGTCCCTGCTGCTCGTCGTCCAGTCCTTCACGCTCTCGCTGCGCACCATGACCGACGAGACCGATCCCGAACTGAGCGAAGCCGCCTTCCTGGACGAGCTGCGCACCCTCCTTGAGAGGACCCTCACGCCATGA
- a CDS encoding rhodanese-like domain-containing protein codes for MNEIEIMTTVSLGDTSYLLVSGDEAALVDPQRDSWGLMESCASRGVRIRYVLETHVHNDYVSGALEVHAATGATVAGPARAAYAFDHLGLADEDEIAFGDVTVRAMETPGHTAEHTSYLVFDDTRQPPTAVFTGGSLLVGQAGRTDLSGDDHTEELARAQFRSLRRLALLPDATRVLPTHGAGSSCAAGPVSGARTTVMGIERRTNPALTTRDEEEFVSGRTAGLPPYPAYYRYMAGINRSGPDVLGGPPVLRPLTPARLEGLVGGGAQIVDGRERGTFAAAHLPGSLCDELDDRFARLVGEVVPFGTRLVLVLPEPAEEAADEAVLQLLRIGYENIEGYLAGGTDAWAAAGRPLRSFRTAEASELAGHIAGRRVLDVRPERPEGGIPGTLALPLAELPGRLGEMPRDREMWTVCGSGRRAVLAASLLDRAGISVTAVVRGGVRDLMAHA; via the coding sequence ATGAACGAGATCGAGATCATGACGACCGTGTCGCTCGGTGACACAAGCTATCTCCTCGTCAGCGGCGACGAGGCCGCGCTGGTCGACCCGCAGCGGGACAGCTGGGGCCTGATGGAGTCCTGTGCCTCCAGGGGCGTACGGATCCGGTACGTCCTGGAAACGCACGTGCACAACGACTACGTCTCCGGCGCTCTGGAGGTCCACGCGGCGACCGGCGCCACGGTGGCGGGCCCGGCCCGCGCCGCGTACGCCTTCGATCATCTGGGGCTGGCGGACGAGGACGAGATCGCCTTCGGCGACGTGACGGTGCGGGCGATGGAGACGCCCGGACACACCGCCGAGCACACCTCGTATCTCGTCTTCGACGACACGCGGCAGCCCCCGACCGCCGTCTTCACCGGAGGGAGCCTCCTCGTCGGACAGGCCGGCCGCACCGACCTGTCCGGCGACGACCACACGGAGGAACTCGCCCGGGCGCAGTTCCGTTCGCTCCGGCGGCTGGCGCTGCTGCCGGACGCCACGCGGGTCCTGCCGACACACGGTGCGGGGAGCTCCTGCGCGGCCGGGCCGGTGTCGGGGGCGAGGACGACCGTCATGGGCATCGAGCGGCGTACCAATCCCGCGCTGACCACCCGGGACGAGGAGGAGTTCGTCAGCGGGCGGACGGCGGGCCTGCCGCCGTACCCCGCCTACTACCGGTACATGGCGGGGATCAACCGGTCCGGGCCGGACGTTCTCGGCGGCCCACCCGTGCTCCGGCCGCTCACGCCGGCCAGGCTGGAAGGCCTGGTCGGGGGTGGCGCGCAGATCGTCGACGGTCGCGAGCGCGGAACGTTCGCCGCCGCCCATCTGCCCGGCTCGCTCTGCGACGAGCTGGACGACCGCTTCGCGCGTCTGGTCGGCGAGGTCGTCCCGTTCGGCACGCGCCTGGTGCTCGTCCTGCCGGAGCCCGCCGAGGAGGCGGCCGACGAGGCCGTGCTCCAGCTGCTGCGGATCGGATACGAGAACATCGAGGGGTATCTGGCGGGTGGGACGGACGCCTGGGCCGCCGCAGGCCGGCCACTCCGCTCCTTCCGTACCGCGGAGGCGTCCGAACTGGCCGGGCACATCGCCGGGCGGCGGGTGCTCGACGTACGCCCGGAGCGCCCGGAGGGCGGAATTCCGGGCACGCTCGCGCTGCCTCTCGCCGAACTGCCCGGGCGGCTCGGCGAGATGCCCCGGGACCGCGAGATGTGGACGGTCTGCGGGAGCGGCCGCCGGGCCGTCCTCGCGGCGAGTCTGCTCGATCGGGCGGGCATCTCCGTGACGGCGGTGGTCAGGGGTGGCGTGCGGGACCTGATGGCACATGCGTGA
- a CDS encoding FAD-binding oxidoreductase, whose amino-acid sequence MDMLWSGWGDPAKAAPLPESVTGLLRDLLGVTPRESGPSALADIDVPAPALTDEASAALRAAVPAPDGVRDDAESRIRHTRGKSTPDLLRIRAGEVDDIPAAVVLPGSHDEVLAVLAACAEHGVSAVPFGGGTSVVGGLTPTTKRPFVALDLRRLDRLLAVDEVSRTAILQPGLRGPQAEALLNAQGWTLGHFPQSFEWASVGGFAAARSSGQASAGYGRFDEMVLGLTVATPEGTLETGRAPRSAAGPDLRQLVLGSEGALGVITAVTVRIRPLPKKRIYEGWRFASFEAGTAALRRLAQDGPRPTVLRLSDESETFIGLAQPDAIGDTALPEHPGCMAIVGFEGTEEETAARRAAAREVLLACDGEFIGEEAGDKWEHGRYNAPYLRDALLDAGAFAETLETAAFWSAIPGLYTAVREALTSTLTEAGTPPLVMCHISHTYENGASLYFTVVSAQGEDAVAHWAPVKRAANDAILAAGGTISHHHGVGTDHRDWYAREIGPLGIRMLQAVKAEIDPSGVLSPGVLIPVR is encoded by the coding sequence GTGGACATGTTGTGGAGCGGCTGGGGCGACCCGGCCAAGGCGGCGCCCCTGCCCGAATCGGTGACCGGCCTGCTGCGGGACCTGCTCGGCGTCACCCCGCGCGAGAGCGGCCCGTCCGCCCTCGCCGACATCGACGTGCCCGCCCCGGCACTGACCGACGAGGCGAGCGCCGCCCTGCGCGCCGCCGTCCCCGCACCGGACGGCGTACGCGACGACGCCGAGAGCCGCATCCGGCACACCCGCGGCAAGTCGACCCCCGACCTGCTCCGTATCCGTGCCGGCGAGGTCGACGACATCCCGGCCGCCGTCGTCCTCCCCGGCAGCCACGACGAGGTCCTCGCCGTCCTCGCGGCCTGCGCCGAACACGGCGTCTCCGCCGTCCCGTTCGGCGGTGGCACCTCGGTCGTCGGCGGCCTCACGCCCACCACGAAGCGACCCTTCGTCGCCCTGGACCTCCGCCGGCTCGACCGGCTCCTCGCCGTCGACGAGGTGTCCCGCACCGCGATCCTGCAGCCCGGTCTGCGCGGCCCGCAGGCGGAGGCCCTCCTCAACGCGCAGGGCTGGACGCTCGGCCACTTCCCGCAGTCCTTCGAATGGGCCTCCGTCGGCGGCTTCGCCGCGGCCCGCTCCAGCGGCCAGGCCTCGGCCGGCTACGGACGCTTCGACGAGATGGTCCTCGGCCTGACCGTCGCCACCCCCGAAGGCACCCTGGAGACGGGCCGGGCCCCCCGCTCGGCGGCCGGCCCCGACCTGCGCCAGCTCGTCCTCGGCTCCGAGGGCGCCCTCGGCGTGATCACCGCCGTGACCGTACGCATCCGCCCCCTGCCGAAGAAGCGGATCTACGAGGGCTGGCGCTTCGCCTCCTTCGAGGCCGGTACCGCCGCCCTGCGCCGGCTCGCCCAGGACGGCCCCCGGCCCACCGTGCTGCGCCTGTCCGACGAGTCGGAGACCTTCATCGGCCTCGCGCAGCCGGACGCCATCGGCGACACCGCACTCCCCGAGCACCCGGGCTGCATGGCCATCGTCGGCTTCGAGGGCACCGAGGAGGAGACGGCCGCCCGCCGCGCCGCCGCCCGTGAGGTCCTCCTCGCCTGCGACGGCGAGTTCATCGGTGAGGAGGCCGGCGACAAGTGGGAGCACGGCCGCTACAACGCGCCCTACCTGCGCGACGCGCTGCTCGACGCCGGCGCGTTCGCCGAGACGCTGGAGACGGCCGCCTTCTGGTCCGCGATCCCCGGCCTGTACACCGCGGTACGCGAGGCGCTGACCAGCACCCTCACCGAGGCGGGCACCCCGCCGCTCGTCATGTGCCACATCTCCCACACGTACGAGAACGGCGCCTCGCTGTACTTCACCGTGGTCTCCGCGCAGGGCGAGGACGCCGTCGCGCACTGGGCGCCGGTGAAGCGGGCGGCCAACGACGCGATCCTGGCGGCGGGCGGCACCATCAGCCACCACCACGGCGTCGGCACCGACCACCGCGACTGGTACGCCCGCGAGATCGGCCCCCTCGGCATCCGCATGCTCCAGGCCGTCAAGGCCGAGATCGACCCGTCCGGCGTGCTGAGCCCCGGGGTCCTGATCCCCGTCCGCTGA
- a CDS encoding glycerol-3-phosphate dehydrogenase/oxidase — MNPVNPTSGITLPGSSLNAERRRRELEQLADGDVVDVLVVGLGATGAGAALDAATRGLRVAAIDAHDLAFGTSRWSSKLIHGGLRYLASGQLDVAHESAVERGILMERTAPHLVRAQPFVLPLTPLVSRGQAALARAGFVAGDLLRVGARTSRRTLPQPRTLSAVETRHLAPALRPVGLRGGLLSWDGKLSDDARLVTAIARTAAAHGARVLTRTRALELHDDGALVRDETTGQELRIRARAVINAAGVWAGGLVDDVRLRPSRGTHLVLRSETLGRLSAGLHIPIPGETNRFVLVLPQGDGRVYVGLTDEPVDGDIPDVPEVPETDIGFLLDVLGSALDVTVHRSDVVGAFAGLRPLLDTRDSEGSTADISRKHAVLTSPDGVITVVGGKLTTYRRMAQDAVDAAVAARGLTAGPCRTASLPLVGAAGPQTLAALDVPSRLVQRYGSEAPAVHALGVADPALAAPVVPGHPVTGAELVWAVRHEGALDTSDLLDRRTRIGLVPEDRATAEEAARDALARTAQVG, encoded by the coding sequence ATGAACCCCGTGAACCCCACGAGCGGCATCACCCTGCCCGGCTCCTCGCTGAACGCCGAACGGCGCCGGCGCGAACTGGAGCAGCTCGCCGACGGCGACGTCGTCGACGTACTCGTCGTCGGGCTCGGCGCCACCGGAGCCGGAGCCGCGCTCGACGCCGCCACCCGCGGTCTCCGCGTCGCCGCGATCGACGCGCACGACCTCGCGTTCGGCACGTCCCGCTGGAGCTCCAAGCTGATCCACGGCGGACTGCGCTACCTCGCGTCCGGGCAGCTCGACGTCGCCCACGAGAGCGCCGTCGAACGCGGCATCCTCATGGAGCGCACCGCCCCCCACCTCGTCCGCGCCCAGCCCTTCGTGCTGCCCCTCACCCCCCTCGTCAGCCGCGGCCAGGCCGCCCTCGCCCGCGCCGGATTCGTCGCGGGCGACCTGCTGCGCGTCGGCGCCCGCACCTCGCGCCGCACGCTGCCGCAGCCGCGCACACTGTCCGCCGTCGAGACCCGCCACCTCGCCCCGGCCCTGCGCCCCGTCGGGCTCCGCGGCGGCCTCCTGTCCTGGGACGGCAAACTCTCCGACGACGCGCGCCTGGTCACCGCGATCGCCCGCACCGCCGCCGCCCACGGCGCCCGCGTCCTCACCCGTACCCGAGCGCTGGAACTCCACGACGACGGCGCGCTGGTCCGTGACGAGACCACCGGTCAGGAGCTGCGCATCCGCGCACGTGCCGTCATCAACGCGGCCGGAGTCTGGGCGGGCGGCCTCGTCGACGACGTACGCCTCCGCCCCTCGCGCGGCACCCATCTGGTGCTGCGTTCCGAAACCCTCGGCCGGCTCTCCGCCGGACTGCACATCCCGATCCCCGGCGAGACGAACCGCTTCGTCCTCGTCCTGCCGCAGGGCGACGGGCGGGTGTACGTCGGCCTCACCGACGAGCCCGTCGACGGCGACATCCCCGACGTGCCCGAGGTCCCCGAGACCGACATCGGCTTCCTCCTCGACGTCCTCGGCTCCGCCCTCGACGTCACCGTCCACCGCTCGGACGTGGTCGGGGCCTTCGCCGGACTGCGGCCCCTGCTCGACACCCGGGACTCGGAGGGCAGCACCGCCGACATCTCGCGCAAGCACGCCGTGCTCACGTCGCCCGACGGCGTGATCACCGTCGTCGGCGGCAAGCTGACCACCTACCGCCGCATGGCCCAGGACGCCGTCGACGCGGCCGTGGCCGCCCGCGGCCTGACCGCCGGTCCGTGCCGCACTGCCTCACTGCCCCTCGTCGGCGCCGCCGGGCCGCAGACCCTGGCCGCACTCGACGTGCCGTCCCGCCTCGTCCAGCGGTACGGCTCCGAGGCACCGGCCGTCCACGCCCTCGGCGTCGCGGACCCCGCACTCGCCGCACCCGTCGTCCCCGGCCACCCCGTCACCGGCGCCGAACTCGTGTGGGCCGTCCGCCACGAAGGCGCCCTCGACACCTCCGACCTCCTCGACCGCCGCACACGCATCGGCCTGGTCCCGGAGGACCGCGCCACCGCCGAGGAAGCGGCCCGCGACGCCCTCGCCCGTACGGCCCAGGTGGGGTGA
- a CDS encoding class F sortase has protein sequence MSTVVFWALVLAVLLFVFGSKVFTQDATSPVEPVVPSATGRAPAAAPEPARSGPQDSAARDAASSSSPAMPRSAPVRLRIPKIGVDAPFTGLRIGPSGALEPPPADDTNLVGWQSSGITPGQRGTAIIAGHLDTATSPAVFARLDELLPGDRFEVDRADGTTAVFLIDSVENFDKDDFPNRRVYEDTPSALARLITCAGGYDRKAKDYTENLVVFAHLHPGD, from the coding sequence GTGAGCACTGTCGTGTTCTGGGCACTGGTGCTGGCCGTGCTGCTGTTCGTCTTCGGCTCGAAGGTGTTCACGCAGGACGCGACCTCACCGGTCGAGCCCGTGGTTCCCTCCGCGACCGGACGTGCTCCGGCCGCCGCGCCGGAACCGGCGAGGTCAGGCCCTCAGGACTCCGCCGCGCGGGATGCGGCCTCGTCGAGCAGCCCGGCGATGCCGAGATCCGCTCCCGTCCGCCTGCGGATTCCCAAGATCGGCGTGGACGCGCCGTTCACCGGCCTGCGGATCGGCCCTTCCGGAGCTCTGGAACCGCCTCCCGCGGACGATACGAACCTGGTCGGCTGGCAGAGCTCCGGAATCACGCCCGGCCAGCGCGGTACGGCGATCATCGCGGGCCACCTCGATACCGCCACCTCGCCGGCCGTGTTCGCGAGGCTCGACGAACTCCTGCCCGGGGACCGCTTCGAGGTCGACCGTGCTGACGGCACGACAGCTGTCTTCCTCATCGACTCCGTGGAGAACTTCGACAAGGACGACTTCCCCAACCGGCGCGTCTACGAGGACACGCCGTCCGCGCTCGCGCGACTCATCACCTGTGCGGGCGGCTACGACCGCAAGGCGAAGGACTACACGGAGAACCTCGTCGTCTTCGCGCACCTCCACCCAGGTGACTGA
- a CDS encoding PPOX class F420-dependent oxidoreductase produces the protein MPLEMNDTVRSLLDDPHPAVLSTLNPDGSPQSSVVWVSRDGGELLISTQQGRRKERNILLDPRVGLTVFDLADPHLYVEIRGTATVTEDAGRAVAARIAEEYLGPGGGKEYLEAPPEEVRVVVRITPTKILGNATKVA, from the coding sequence ATGCCCCTTGAGATGAACGACACCGTACGCAGCCTGCTTGACGACCCGCACCCGGCCGTCCTGTCCACCCTCAACCCCGACGGAAGCCCGCAGAGTTCGGTGGTGTGGGTGAGCCGTGACGGCGGCGAGTTGCTGATCTCCACCCAACAGGGCCGGCGCAAGGAGCGGAACATACTCCTCGACCCGCGCGTCGGCCTCACCGTCTTCGACCTCGCCGACCCGCATCTGTACGTCGAGATCCGCGGCACGGCCACCGTCACCGAGGACGCCGGCCGCGCGGTGGCCGCGCGCATTGCCGAGGAGTACCTCGGCCCGGGCGGCGGCAAGGAGTACCTGGAGGCCCCGCCGGAAGAGGTCCGCGTGGTCGTCCGCATCACCCCGACCAAGATCCTCGGCAACGCCACCAAGGTCGCCTAG
- a CDS encoding sulfurtransferase, which yields MGGNGYAHPETLVDTEWLAAHLDDAAVRVIDVDEDTTAYEQGHIPGAVGWNWTTDLHTAVGRDYLDRDALGRLLAEAGVDHDTTVILYGGNNNWFAAYAYWILRLRGFDKVKLLDGGRKKWELEGRGMTRLVTDHERTDFRVPGEENPQFRALRGEVLESVGSAVRMVDVRSPEEYRGEKLAPPHLPQEQAQVPGHIPGAANVPWSQAANDDGTFKSAEELKALYTGKGITADREVIAYCRIGERSSHTWFALHELLGYPDVKNYDGSWTEYGSLVRAPVEMG from the coding sequence ATGGGTGGCAACGGCTACGCACATCCGGAGACACTGGTGGACACCGAGTGGCTGGCCGCGCACCTCGACGACGCGGCCGTGCGCGTCATCGACGTGGACGAGGACACCACCGCGTACGAGCAGGGCCACATCCCGGGCGCCGTGGGCTGGAACTGGACCACGGACCTGCACACCGCCGTGGGCCGGGACTACCTGGACCGCGACGCGCTCGGGCGGCTGCTCGCCGAGGCCGGCGTCGACCACGACACCACCGTGATCCTCTACGGAGGCAACAACAACTGGTTCGCCGCGTACGCGTACTGGATCCTGCGGCTGCGCGGCTTCGACAAGGTGAAGCTGCTCGACGGCGGGCGGAAGAAGTGGGAGCTGGAGGGCCGCGGGATGACGCGGCTGGTCACGGACCACGAGCGCACCGACTTCAGGGTGCCGGGCGAGGAGAACCCGCAGTTCCGAGCCTTGCGCGGCGAAGTGCTGGAGAGCGTGGGTTCCGCGGTGCGCATGGTCGACGTCCGGTCCCCGGAGGAGTACCGGGGCGAGAAGCTGGCACCCCCTCACCTGCCGCAGGAGCAGGCCCAGGTGCCCGGCCACATTCCGGGCGCGGCCAATGTCCCCTGGTCGCAGGCGGCGAACGACGACGGCACGTTCAAGTCGGCCGAGGAGCTGAAGGCGCTCTACACGGGGAAGGGCATCACCGCCGATCGTGAGGTCATCGCCTACTGCCGCATCGGCGAGCGGTCCTCGCACACCTGGTTCGCGCTCCACGAACTGCTCGGCTACCCGGACGTCAAGAACTACGACGGCTCCTGGACCGAGTACGGCTCGCTGGTGCGGGCTCCGGTCGAGATGGGGTGA